The following are encoded together in the Chaetodon auriga isolate fChaAug3 chromosome 4, fChaAug3.hap1, whole genome shotgun sequence genome:
- the LOC143319644 gene encoding polymeric immunoglobulin receptor-like yields the protein MRMWSLQNLLFALCISLSCVTSEVDLIHVSGYERGQVNVSCPYGGGYESYEKYLCKNDCGNQDVLITTTEAKKNKYSIHDDRQKRVFTTTISDLRRADAGKYWCGVTRTGKDIYTEVRLDIGQDTCCDRSTRVQSYEEGLVSFSCSYESQDENSLKYICRGSQTSTCLQQAVITSDSQQNGQYSLTDDKSSRKFTVTISRLTKKDSGLYLCGVQHTGLDVFSAVELEVKEWCCVKSVKLSGTVGRPLTMKCPYPPQHRENRKFLCKGDHRNNCTDMVKSQSRFTLQDDASLSSFLVTITEMEAGDAGTYWCGSDSQWRAGNYTKIHLSVVFPQQITTVMPPISEPAGSQSTHMPGKHVKDAAPLHSVVFIVPAALLILTFALVIVYRYKCHKLQGAEVNMNRNHSKAAEAEEVMSVTDIYENHDVVVRSKQRTSKWQRTSDHYEDAGEDCVYQNLSTTEDIYCNQISTKAKR from the exons ATGAGGATGTGGAGCCTTCAAAACCTGCTGTTCGCGCTGTGCA TTTCTCTGAGCTGTGTGACCAGTGAAGTAGACTTGATCCATGTGTCTGGATACGAAAGGGGACAAGTTAACGTTTCTTGTCCCTATGGAGGGGGATATGAGTCGTATGAGAAGTACTTGTGCAAGAATGACTGTGGCAACCAGGATGTTCTCATTACAACAACAGAAGCGAAGAAGAACAAATACTCCATCcatgatgacagacagaaacgAGTCTTCACAACGACCATCTCTGATCTGAGGCGTGCGGATGCTGGGAAGTACTGGTGTGGGGTGACCAGGACTGGAAAGGATATCTACACTGAAGTAAGACTGGACATAGGACAAG ACACGTGCTGTGACCGATCCACCCGAGTCCAAAGCTATGAGGAAGGTTTAGTGTCGTTCAGTTGTTCATACGAGTCTCAGGACGAGAACAGCCTGAAGTACATCTGCAGAGGAAGTCAGACCTCCACATGTCTGCAGCAGGCAGTCATCACCTCTGACAGCCAACAAAACGGACAGTACAGCCTTACTGATGACAAGAGTTCGAGAAAATTCACAGTGACCATTAGCAGGTTGACCAAGAAGGACTCTGGGTTGTACCTTTGTGGTGTCCAGCACACTGGCCtggatgttttctctgctgttgaACTGGAAGTCAAAG AGTGGTGCTGTGTGAAGTCAGTCAAACTGAGCGGCACTGTGGGACGTCCACTAACTATGAAGTGCCCCTATCCACCTCAACACAGGGAGAACAGGAAGTTCCTCTGCAAGGGAGACCACCGCAACAACTGTACAGACATGGTGAAGAGTCAAAGCAGGTTCACGCTGCAGGATGACGCCTCTCTCAGCTCTTTCTTGGTGACGATCACAGAGATGGAAGCAGGTGATGCTGGGACATACTGGTGTGGTTCAGACTCACAGTGGAGAGCTGGAAACTACACCAAGATTCATCTGTCAGTAG TCTTTCCACAGCAGATCACCACTGTGATGCCTCCCATCAGTGAACCTGCCGGCTCACAATCAACACATATGCCTGGCAAACATGTCAAGg aTGCAGCACCACTTCACTCTGTGGTTTTCATTGTGCCTGCTGCGCTGCTCATACTGACATTTGCCCTGGTCATAGTTTATAGATACAAGTGTCACAAACTGCAAG GAGCTGAAGTCAACATGAACAGAAACCACAGCAAGgctgcagaagcagaggaagtgATGAGCGTCACAGAt atttatgaAAATCATGACGTTGTAGTGAGGTCAAAGCAGAGGACCTCCAAATGGCAGCGCACCAGTGACCACTATGAAGATGCAGGTGAAGACTGTGTGTACCAAAACTTGTCCACAACAGAAGACATCTACTGCAATCAAATTAGCACTAAAGCTAAAAGATGA